Proteins encoded by one window of Ignavibacteriota bacterium:
- a CDS encoding NAD(P)(+) transhydrogenase (Re/Si-specific) subunit beta, with translation MEVLSYAIYLIASILFIFGIKQLGSPKTARQGNFLSALGMFLAIVITLFDQRVLTFEYIIFGIVIGSLAGALMAYKVPMTGMPQMVGLLNGFGGGASLLVGYAEYYHLVRNNANIDIAIGSTIVLSILIGGVTFTGSLVAFGKLQEIISGKVIKYPMQNPINVLLLLSVIVLGVLVVINPAETALYLMIIGIISLVLGILLVLPIGGADMPVAISLLNSYSGLAASMTGFVLNNNMLIIAGALVGASGIILTIIMCKGMNRSLMNVVLGGWADAGSGGSSEQGPQGEAKSIDAEELAMLLDSAQNVVIVPGYGMAVAQAQHAVRDLTNLLEKKGINVRFAIHPVAGRMPGHMNVLLAEAQVSYDKLFALEDINDDFPNVDIALIVGANDVVNPAARHDKNSPIYGMPILNVDYAKTVIINKRSMNAGYAGIQNELFFYPNALMFFGSAKEAISKLVNELKEL, from the coding sequence ATGGAAGTTTTATCATATGCAATTTATCTGATTGCATCAATTCTTTTTATTTTTGGAATTAAGCAGCTTGGATCGCCTAAAACAGCACGTCAAGGTAATTTTCTTTCAGCTCTGGGAATGTTTCTTGCAATAGTTATAACTTTATTTGACCAGCGCGTTTTGACCTTTGAATACATTATATTTGGAATTGTTATTGGATCATTAGCCGGAGCTTTAATGGCATATAAAGTTCCAATGACCGGAATGCCGCAAATGGTTGGATTACTAAACGGATTCGGCGGCGGCGCATCGCTTTTAGTCGGCTATGCAGAATATTATCACCTGGTTCGTAATAACGCAAATATTGATATAGCAATAGGAAGTACGATTGTACTGTCAATATTAATCGGCGGAGTTACATTTACCGGTTCATTAGTTGCTTTCGGCAAACTTCAGGAAATAATCTCGGGAAAAGTAATTAAGTATCCGATGCAAAATCCCATTAATGTATTGCTTCTGCTTTCGGTAATTGTATTAGGGGTTTTGGTTGTTATCAATCCGGCTGAAACTGCATTATATTTAATGATTATCGGGATAATTTCTTTAGTCCTTGGAATACTTCTTGTGTTGCCAATTGGCGGTGCAGATATGCCCGTCGCAATTTCACTGTTGAATTCATATTCAGGTTTGGCTGCATCAATGACAGGCTTTGTATTGAACAACAATATGTTGATAATTGCCGGAGCGTTAGTCGGCGCATCTGGAATAATATTAACAATTATAATGTGTAAAGGTATGAACAGATCATTGATGAATGTAGTTCTTGGCGGATGGGCAGACGCGGGTAGCGGAGGTTCTTCTGAACAAGGTCCGCAAGGTGAGGCAAAATCTATCGACGCGGAAGAATTGGCAATGTTATTGGATTCCGCACAAAATGTTGTAATCGTTCCTGGTTATGGAATGGCCGTAGCGCAAGCTCAGCACGCGGTTAGAGATTTAACAAATTTATTGGAAAAGAAAGGTATCAACGTTAGATTTGCGATACATCCTGTAGCAGGAAGAATGCCGGGACATATGAATGTTCTTTTAGCCGAAGCTCAAGTTTCTTATGATAAACTTTTTGCTTTGGAAGATATAAATGATGATTTCCCTAATGTTGATATAGCATTAATTGTTGGCGCAAACGATGTCGTAAATCCGGCTGCGCGCCATGATAAAAATTCACCTATTTACGGTATGCCTATTTTAAATGTGGATTATGCTAAAACTGTTATTATAAATAAAAGATCCATGAATGCTGGTTATGCCGGAATTCAAAATGAGTTATTTTTCTACCCAAATGCACTAATGTTTTTCGGAAGTGCTAAAGAAGCTATTAGTAAACTTGTAAATGAGCTTAAAGAATTATAA
- a CDS encoding MFS transporter: protein MTENQKKINPAFWVPTLYFSEGLPFVATSVVSVLMYKSLGLSDSDIAFFTTLIMWPWTLKPLWGPFLEMFKTKKYFVVATQFIGGITFGLLSLSLPLEGFFKYSLSLFVIIAFNSATHDIAADGVYVNSLESKEQAKYVGWQGAFYNVAKVLSQGALVYIAGKLELALGIVEAWMVVMGIIGIILIIMGFYHLKMLPTGGASTKVNSVSEAYKTFIEVLKTFFAKKYIYWGIAFIVLYRMSEGQLTKIVPLFMRAERVNGGLGLLTSDIGIAYGIFGASAFVLGSIAGGYFVAKRKLKNSILILAAFFNIPNIVYTYLAFTVPKEFAIVCGAITLEWFGYGFGFVAVILFMMQQIAPGPYKMAHYAFATALMNLGFMLPSMMSGFISDYLGYKYFFVWTMIATIPSFLVAWLVPFREVEEEN from the coding sequence ATGACTGAAAATCAAAAAAAAATCAATCCGGCTTTTTGGGTCCCAACATTATACTTTTCTGAAGGTTTGCCTTTCGTTGCGACTTCTGTTGTTTCGGTTTTAATGTATAAAAGCTTAGGCTTATCCGATTCAGATATTGCCTTTTTTACTACTTTAATCATGTGGCCTTGGACGTTAAAACCATTATGGGGTCCATTTCTTGAAATGTTCAAAACGAAAAAATATTTTGTAGTTGCCACGCAGTTTATCGGTGGTATAACATTTGGGCTTTTATCACTTTCACTTCCGTTAGAAGGATTTTTCAAATATTCATTATCGCTATTTGTAATTATTGCATTCAATTCTGCTACGCATGATATTGCCGCAGACGGCGTTTACGTAAATTCCTTAGAAAGTAAGGAACAAGCAAAGTATGTCGGCTGGCAAGGTGCTTTTTACAACGTTGCCAAAGTACTCTCTCAAGGAGCTTTGGTTTATATTGCCGGTAAACTTGAATTGGCTCTTGGCATTGTTGAAGCATGGATGGTAGTAATGGGAATTATTGGAATAATACTGATCATTATGGGATTCTATCACCTGAAGATGCTTCCTACCGGCGGTGCATCAACTAAAGTCAATTCCGTATCGGAAGCATATAAAACTTTTATAGAAGTCTTAAAAACTTTTTTTGCTAAAAAATATATTTATTGGGGAATCGCGTTTATTGTTTTATACAGAATGTCGGAAGGACAATTAACAAAGATAGTACCTTTATTCATGCGTGCTGAAAGAGTAAACGGCGGACTTGGATTATTGACTTCGGATATTGGAATTGCATATGGCATTTTTGGAGCTTCAGCTTTTGTTCTTGGTTCAATTGCGGGAGGATATTTTGTCGCAAAAAGAAAGTTGAAAAATTCAATATTGATTTTAGCGGCTTTCTTTAACATTCCGAATATTGTTTATACATATTTAGCTTTTACCGTTCCTAAAGAATTTGCTATAGTCTGCGGAGCAATTACACTAGAATGGTTTGGGTATGGTTTTGGATTTGTTGCGGTAATTTTATTTATGATGCAGCAAATTGCGCCCGGTCCTTATAAAATGGCGCATTATGCTTTTGCAACAGCACTAATGAATCTCGGTTTTATGCTTCCTTCAATGATGAGTGGTTTCATTAGCGATTACCTTGGCTATAAGTATTTCTTTGTGTGGACAATGATAGCAACCATCCCTTCATTTTTAGTTGCCTGGCTTGTGCCGTTTAGAGAAGTTGAAGAAGAAAATTAA
- a CDS encoding Re/Si-specific NAD(P)(+) transhydrogenase subunit alpha → MIIAIPKEIFPGENRVSVVPDVVSKLIKKGFSIKVEKDAGINAGFTDKQYEDAGASVISSLEELYLADIILKVQRPIEFSDGKNELDFIKEGSFLITTLYPLHYPELAKKCADKGINVISMDAIPRTTLAQKMDSLSSQANIAGYKSVLLAANELGKIFPLMMTAAGTIQPAKVVIMGAGVAGLQALGTAKRLGAIVEVSDIRPSVKEEVQSLGGRFIEVDTDENMQDSGGYAKEASEEFLKKQKELIFKHVTNADIVITTALVPGKKAPILVTEEMVKGMRPGSVVLDMAVEFGGNCEISEKGRTVKKHGVTIIGEPNLPSLVATNSSEVYSKNLLALLEHISKEGKIELNLDDEIVKGSLITYNKEVVQERTKNLLK, encoded by the coding sequence GTGATTATTGCAATTCCTAAAGAAATTTTTCCTGGGGAAAATCGAGTATCGGTAGTTCCGGATGTGGTTTCAAAATTAATTAAAAAAGGCTTTTCAATAAAAGTTGAAAAAGACGCAGGAATTAATGCTGGATTTACAGATAAGCAGTATGAAGATGCTGGCGCGTCAGTAATTAGTTCTTTAGAAGAACTTTACTTAGCGGATATAATTCTAAAAGTTCAAAGACCAATTGAATTTTCCGATGGAAAAAATGAATTGGATTTTATAAAGGAAGGTTCATTTTTGATAACCACGCTTTATCCATTACATTATCCCGAATTGGCAAAAAAATGTGCCGATAAAGGAATTAATGTAATTTCTATGGATGCTATTCCAAGAACAACATTAGCTCAGAAAATGGATTCTCTAAGTTCTCAAGCAAATATTGCCGGATATAAATCAGTTCTTTTGGCGGCTAATGAACTTGGTAAAATATTCCCATTAATGATGACCGCCGCCGGAACAATTCAACCCGCTAAAGTTGTGATTATGGGCGCGGGTGTAGCGGGACTTCAAGCATTGGGTACGGCAAAAAGACTTGGCGCAATTGTAGAAGTTTCTGATATTCGCCCTTCTGTAAAAGAAGAAGTGCAATCTTTGGGTGGAAGATTTATTGAAGTTGATACCGATGAAAATATGCAGGATTCTGGAGGTTATGCAAAAGAAGCTTCAGAAGAATTCTTAAAGAAACAAAAAGAATTAATTTTTAAACACGTAACCAACGCGGATATTGTAATAACTACTGCTTTAGTTCCCGGTAAAAAAGCACCAATTTTAGTAACTGAAGAAATGGTTAAAGGTATGCGACCTGGTTCGGTTGTCTTAGATATGGCTGTTGAATTCGGAGGAAATTGTGAAATTAGTGAAAAAGGCAGAACAGTTAAAAAACACGGTGTAACAATAATTGGTGAACCAAATCTGCCAAGCTTGGTTGCTACAAACTCAAGCGAAGTTTACAGTAAAAATTTGTTGGCTTTACTTGAACATATTTCCAAAGAAGGCAAAATTGAACTAAATCTTGATGATGAAATTGTAAAGGGATCATTGATTACCTACAATAAGGAAGTAGTACAAGAAAGAACAAAGAATTTATTAAAATAA
- a CDS encoding NAD(P) transhydrogenase subunit alpha — protein sequence MELHELLMLIYVFVLAIFIGFELITKVPPTLHTPLMSGSNAISGITIVGALLSAGYNELGLSTILGVIALIFATINVVGGYLVTDRMLKMFKKK from the coding sequence ATGGAATTACACGAGCTTTTAATGCTTATATACGTGTTTGTTTTGGCAATATTTATCGGATTTGAACTAATCACTAAAGTCCCGCCAACTTTGCATACTCCGCTAATGTCCGGTTCAAATGCGATTTCTGGAATTACCATTGTGGGAGCTTTGTTAAGTGCCGGTTACAATGAATTAGGCTTAAGCACAATTTTGGGAGTTATCGCACTTATTTTTGCAACAATAAATGTTGTAGGAGGATATTTAGTTACAGATAGAATGTTAAAAATGTTTAAGAAAAAGTGA
- a CDS encoding sulfide/dihydroorotate dehydrogenase-like FAD/NAD-binding protein, which translates to MAKILLKEKLSESVYKMKLEAKLIAEERKAGQFIILQIDEDLGERIPLTIADANKEEGTITIIFQVVGLTTDELSKLNVGDDIPVLVGPLGTPTHIKKHGTVVCVGGGIGVAPLHPIAEALKNAGNKVITIIGARNKDLIIMENEMKKIADELIVCTDDGSYGRKALVTQPLKEICEREEKPDFVIAIGPPVMMKFCSETTRPFGVYTEVSLNTIMVDGTGMCGGCRVNVGGEVKFVCVDGPEFDGHKVDFDNMMARLNSYKEIEHDKHSCYIESMIQEKSL; encoded by the coding sequence ATGGCTAAAATTTTATTAAAAGAAAAACTTTCCGAAAGTGTTTACAAAATGAAACTTGAAGCAAAATTAATTGCCGAGGAAAGAAAAGCAGGTCAATTTATTATTTTACAAATTGATGAAGATTTAGGAGAAAGAATTCCATTAACAATTGCGGACGCAAATAAAGAAGAAGGAACAATTACTATTATTTTTCAAGTTGTTGGACTGACTACCGATGAATTGTCCAAATTGAATGTAGGTGATGATATTCCGGTTTTGGTAGGACCATTGGGAACACCGACTCATATAAAAAAACACGGAACAGTAGTTTGTGTGGGTGGAGGAATCGGTGTCGCGCCTCTTCATCCAATAGCTGAAGCGCTTAAGAATGCCGGGAATAAAGTTATTACGATAATCGGCGCAAGAAATAAAGATTTGATAATTATGGAAAATGAAATGAAAAAAATTGCCGATGAACTTATTGTCTGCACCGATGACGGCAGTTACGGAAGAAAAGCATTAGTTACACAGCCGTTAAAAGAAATTTGCGAAAGAGAAGAAAAGCCGGATTTTGTAATTGCAATCGGTCCTCCCGTTATGATGAAATTCTGCTCGGAAACTACCAGACCATTTGGTGTTTATACTGAAGTTTCATTGAACACAATTATGGTAGACGGTACAGGAATGTGCGGCGGATGCCGAGTAAATGTGGGCGGCGAAGTTAAATTTGTTTGTGTCGACGGACCTGAATTTGACGGACATAAAGTTGATTTTGACAATATGATGGCAAGATTGAATTCTTACAAAGAAATTGAACACGATAAACATTCGTGCTACATTGAATCAATGATACAAGAAAAAAGTCTATAA
- a CDS encoding family 20 glycosylhydrolase, producing the protein MNSLFAIELEDLNLMPYPKSINLLDGKFRLDENFDLRITKNSERLKKYSNKFLMRLANRTGLFLNNPFVNEIDPTSEPNAIIEIQRIGTVKLNEDESYEILINHNKVKITSNTDIGAFRAIETLNQLLQTDENGYYFPACKIIDSPRFPWRGLMIDVSRHFMPIEVLLRNLDGMAAVKLNVLHFHLSDDQGFRVESKVFPKLTELGSDGDFYTQEQVKEIIKYADDLGIRVMPEIDVPSHTTAILTAYPELGSLPIDYKIERKWGVMDPTLNPAIKETYEFLDKLFKEMSDLFIDEYFHIGGDENNGNQWNANPEIQKFMKQNNISDNHALQVFFNNKLLKILTKYEKKLVGWDEIFHPSMPTNIVIQSWRGKEALVESAKKGYQTFLSNDYYIDLMQPTDFHYLNDPIPAQAELTEEQKKFILGGEATMWAEMITAETIDSRIWPRTAAIAERYWSPSNINNVENMYKRLEYISYLLEEHDLQHIKNFERMLRRLTNNNETSALRTLISIIEPVKIYQRNDLREQTQQTPLTRVIDAATADAKAAREFNQSVDKYLSDTKDTNLKDEIVTQLNLWKNNHTKFLETAKESPILLEIIPMSENIMEISQIGLDAVEVINGEKKLEEKSILDKIDYYKKPVAQTELMIISGIEKLVKAGL; encoded by the coding sequence ATAAACTCTCTTTTTGCCATAGAACTTGAAGACTTAAATCTAATGCCTTATCCTAAAAGCATTAATCTTTTAGATGGGAAATTTAGACTTGATGAAAATTTCGATTTGCGAATAACAAAAAACTCGGAACGTTTGAAAAAATATTCAAACAAATTTTTAATGAGATTAGCAAACAGAACCGGTTTGTTTTTAAATAATCCTTTTGTTAATGAAATTGATCCCACTTCAGAACCAAACGCCATTATTGAAATTCAGAGAATTGGTACTGTAAAATTAAACGAAGATGAATCTTATGAAATTTTAATTAATCACAACAAAGTAAAAATTACATCGAATACTGATATCGGCGCGTTTAGAGCAATTGAAACGTTAAACCAATTACTTCAAACGGATGAGAACGGATATTATTTTCCGGCTTGTAAAATTATCGATTCTCCAAGATTTCCATGGCGGGGATTAATGATTGATGTAAGTCGGCATTTTATGCCCATTGAAGTTTTGTTAAGAAATTTGGACGGAATGGCAGCTGTAAAATTAAATGTTCTTCATTTTCATTTATCAGATGATCAAGGATTTAGAGTAGAAAGCAAAGTATTTCCTAAGTTAACCGAATTAGGTTCGGACGGTGATTTTTATACACAAGAGCAAGTTAAAGAAATAATTAAATATGCTGATGATCTTGGCATTAGAGTTATGCCTGAGATTGATGTGCCGAGTCATACTACCGCAATTCTAACGGCATATCCGGAACTTGGAAGTTTGCCGATAGATTATAAAATAGAAAGAAAATGGGGAGTAATGGATCCCACTTTGAATCCCGCGATAAAAGAAACATATGAATTTTTAGATAAATTATTTAAGGAAATGTCAGATCTTTTTATCGACGAATATTTTCACATAGGCGGAGATGAAAACAATGGAAACCAATGGAACGCGAATCCGGAAATTCAAAAATTTATGAAGCAAAATAATATTTCTGATAACCACGCGTTGCAAGTTTTTTTCAACAATAAACTTCTTAAAATACTTACGAAGTATGAAAAAAAATTAGTAGGATGGGATGAAATATTTCATCCATCCATGCCTACGAATATTGTAATTCAAAGCTGGCGCGGTAAAGAAGCTTTGGTTGAATCGGCAAAAAAAGGATATCAAACATTTCTTTCCAATGATTATTATATTGATTTAATGCAGCCGACAGATTTCCATTATTTAAACGATCCGATTCCGGCGCAAGCGGAATTGACAGAAGAACAGAAAAAATTTATTCTCGGCGGAGAAGCAACCATGTGGGCTGAGATGATAACCGCGGAAACAATCGATTCCCGAATATGGCCAAGAACGGCGGCAATCGCCGAAAGATATTGGTCGCCGTCAAATATAAATAATGTTGAAAATATGTATAAACGTCTTGAGTATATAAGTTATTTATTGGAAGAACATGATTTGCAGCATATTAAAAATTTTGAAAGAATGCTAAGACGCTTAACAAATAATAATGAAACAAGCGCATTGCGAACTTTAATTTCAATCATAGAGCCGGTAAAGATCTATCAAAGAAATGATCTCCGCGAACAAACTCAGCAAACACCGTTAACAAGAGTAATAGACGCCGCAACAGCAGATGCGAAAGCGGCTCGTGAATTTAATCAATCGGTTGATAAATATTTATCTGATACAAAAGATACAAATCTGAAGGACGAGATTGTAACACAGTTAAATTTATGGAAAAATAATCACACGAAATTCCTTGAAACCGCAAAAGAATCACCAATTTTGCTTGAGATAATTCCAATGTCGGAAAATATTATGGAAATTTCTCAAATTGGATTAGATGCGGTTGAAGTGATAAACGGCGAAAAAAAGTTGGAGGAAAAATCAATTTTAGATAAAATTGACTATTACAAAAAACCCGTCGCACAAACTGAACTGATGATTATAAGCGGAATTGAGAAATTAGTCAAAGCCGGATTATAA
- a CDS encoding N,N'-diacetylchitobiose phosphorylase: protein MKYGYFDNLNREYVIERPDVPVSWTNYLGVKDLCTVISHNAGGYSFYKSTEHHRVTRFRPNGVPLDRPGHYVYIRDDETGEYWSISWQPVGKDFNKAKYTCRHGMSYSKFQCDYNEIEAEQLLFIPLDDDVELWDIKLKNNSSKPRKLSVFSYLEFSFHHIEIDNQNFQMSLYASGSNYKDDIIEYDFFYEPWTFHFFASNFKPDSYDCVRDTFIGSYRSESNPIAVENGSCSNSTELGGNHCGSIHKKLELASGEESRLVFMLGVGSREEKGRSIKDKYSNLSNVDNEFIRLKRFWDEKTSKFVCKTPNEGLNTMINIWTLYQAEVCVIWSRFASFIETGGRVGLGYRDTSQDIMGVVHTNPEKTKQRIIELLQGHTSYGYGLHLFDPDVFKPKENKLPGVKLPTVVPTKNPEDIVHGMEDVCSDDAIWLVASICEWIVENGDLEFFDQVVRYANGGEGTVYEHLTKILDFSAKYVGSNGICQGLRADWNDCLNLGGGESSMVSFMHFWAINIFIESAIILNKEDDIQKYSAMAEKVKQSCENELWDGDWYIRGFTKSGKKIGSNETEEGKVFLNAQSWSVMSGVANGERAEKAMNAVDKYLYSKYGLHLLWPAYGKPNDEIGYVTRVYKGIKENAAIFSHPNPWAVIAECKLGNGNRAMKYYDSILPYNQNDIIEIRQSEPYSYCQFIMGKDHTAHGRARHPWLTGTASWFYTAATKYILGIQPTYKGLRIDPCIPSDWKEFEVKREWRGVVYNIKVLNPNGSEKGVKAIKVDGNVIDGLVPIYPKGSTVNVEVLM from the coding sequence ATGAAATACGGTTATTTTGATAATCTAAACAGAGAATATGTAATTGAAAGACCGGATGTTCCGGTTTCATGGACAAATTACTTAGGTGTTAAAGATCTATGCACGGTTATTTCCCACAATGCAGGAGGTTATTCTTTTTATAAATCTACCGAGCATCATAGAGTTACAAGATTTAGACCAAATGGAGTTCCATTGGATCGCCCGGGACATTATGTTTATATAAGAGACGACGAAACCGGTGAATATTGGTCAATTTCCTGGCAGCCTGTCGGTAAAGATTTTAATAAAGCAAAATATACTTGCCGTCATGGAATGTCATATTCAAAATTTCAATGCGATTACAATGAAATTGAGGCGGAACAATTATTGTTTATACCTCTTGACGATGATGTTGAACTTTGGGATATAAAATTAAAGAACAACAGCAGCAAACCAAGAAAACTAAGTGTTTTTTCTTATTTGGAGTTTTCATTCCATCATATAGAAATAGATAATCAAAATTTTCAAATGAGCTTATACGCAAGCGGATCAAATTATAAAGACGATATTATTGAATATGATTTTTTTTACGAACCATGGACATTTCATTTCTTTGCTTCAAATTTTAAACCCGATAGTTATGATTGTGTTAGAGATACATTTATTGGAAGTTACCGTTCTGAATCTAACCCAATTGCCGTAGAAAATGGAAGCTGCTCAAATAGTACGGAATTAGGAGGCAATCATTGCGGTTCAATTCATAAAAAATTGGAATTGGCAAGCGGTGAAGAATCAAGATTAGTTTTTATGCTCGGTGTCGGATCAAGAGAAGAAAAAGGCAGATCAATTAAAGACAAATATTCAAATCTTTCGAATGTTGATAATGAATTTATCAGATTAAAAAGATTTTGGGATGAAAAAACTTCCAAATTTGTTTGCAAAACTCCGAATGAAGGTTTGAATACAATGATAAATATTTGGACACTTTACCAAGCGGAAGTTTGCGTTATTTGGTCAAGATTTGCTTCATTTATTGAAACAGGCGGAAGAGTTGGTTTAGGATACCGCGATACTTCACAGGATATTATGGGAGTTGTTCATACCAATCCGGAAAAAACCAAACAAAGAATTATTGAACTTCTTCAAGGACATACGAGTTATGGTTACGGACTTCATCTCTTTGATCCTGATGTTTTCAAACCAAAAGAAAATAAATTACCCGGAGTAAAACTTCCGACAGTTGTACCGACAAAAAATCCGGAAGATATTGTTCATGGAATGGAAGACGTTTGCTCGGATGACGCCATTTGGCTTGTCGCGTCAATTTGTGAATGGATTGTTGAAAACGGCGATTTGGAATTTTTCGATCAAGTTGTTCGTTACGCAAACGGAGGAGAAGGAACAGTTTATGAACATTTGACAAAAATTTTGGATTTTTCGGCAAAGTACGTCGGCAGTAACGGAATTTGTCAAGGACTGCGCGCGGATTGGAACGACTGTTTAAATCTAGGCGGCGGTGAAAGTTCTATGGTTTCTTTCATGCATTTTTGGGCAATAAATATTTTTATTGAATCGGCAATTATATTGAATAAAGAAGATGACATTCAGAAATATTCGGCAATGGCGGAAAAAGTAAAACAGTCATGCGAAAATGAATTATGGGACGGTGATTGGTACATTAGAGGATTTACAAAATCGGGAAAGAAAATTGGATCAAATGAAACAGAAGAAGGAAAAGTATTTTTAAATGCGCAGTCTTGGTCGGTTATGTCAGGTGTTGCCAACGGAGAACGCGCTGAAAAAGCCATGAATGCAGTTGATAAGTATTTGTATTCAAAATACGGACTCCATTTGCTTTGGCCCGCATATGGAAAACCAAATGATGAAATTGGATATGTAACTAGAGTATATAAAGGAATAAAAGAAAACGCGGCAATTTTTAGTCACCCGAATCCTTGGGCAGTAATTGCCGAATGTAAACTTGGCAACGGAAATCGCGCGATGAAATATTATGATTCCATTCTTCCTTATAATCAAAACGATATAATTGAGATAAGACAATCAGAGCCATATTCTTATTGTCAATTCATTATGGGAAAAGATCACACGGCGCACGGCAGAGCTCGTCATCCGTGGTTAACCGGCACCGCATCTTGGTTTTATACCGCGGCTACAAAATATATTTTGGGTATTCAGCCTACATATAAAGGATTAAGAATTGATCCATGTATTCCATCGGATTGGAAAGAATTTGAAGTAAAAAGAGAATGGCGCGGTGTTGTTTATAACATTAAAGTTCTAAATCCTAATGGATCAGAAAAAGGAGTTAAGGCAATTAAAGTTGATGGAAATGTAATTGACGGATTAGTGCCGATTTATCCAAAAGGTTCAACGGTAAATGTTGAAGTTTTAATGTAG
- a CDS encoding family 20 glycosylhydrolase has product MTKIYLLLSIVIIMTLSSCSTITKIDYENSERWNNLSENSKLEWRAVHLLHYDTDNQLKALSKNIPKLSAMGINKIIFEIDYNFKFKSHPELRQSDSVITIEGAKEFTKICKSYGIEIIPQFQCVGHQSWAEETYKLLEVYPEFDLTPNAFPGNKGLYCREWDIENPKVYKVVFSLLDEIIEAFDAKALHVGMDEIFLLGSEFSPSTKGKDPAKLYAKAVNDIYDYVVRKKGLKMLMWGDRLIDANKINYGEWESSVNGTSGAIDLIPKDIIICDWHYESFSDYVNLNADIYPSVPMFIEKGFSVLPTSWRKVDTMKNLLYYSLTLENPKMLGHLFTIWSSAKGDELINYPPMVEGLKVGKPFFLK; this is encoded by the coding sequence ATGACTAAAATATATTTATTACTTTCAATTGTTATTATTATGACTTTGTCATCTTGCTCAACAATTACTAAAATTGATTATGAAAATTCGGAAAGGTGGAACAATCTTTCTGAAAATTCAAAATTAGAATGGCGTGCGGTTCATCTTCTACATTACGATACGGATAATCAATTAAAAGCTTTATCTAAAAACATTCCCAAACTTTCCGCTATGGGCATCAATAAAATTATTTTTGAAATTGATTACAATTTTAAATTTAAATCGCATCCGGAACTTCGTCAGTCTGACAGCGTTATTACAATAGAAGGCGCTAAAGAATTTACTAAAATTTGCAAATCATATGGTATTGAGATAATTCCGCAGTTTCAATGCGTAGGACATCAATCTTGGGCTGAAGAAACTTATAAGCTGTTGGAAGTTTATCCGGAATTCGATTTAACACCTAATGCATTCCCCGGAAATAAAGGACTTTACTGCAGAGAATGGGATATCGAAAATCCTAAAGTTTACAAAGTTGTTTTTTCTCTTTTGGATGAAATAATTGAAGCGTTTGACGCAAAGGCTTTACACGTTGGAATGGACGAAATCTTTTTGCTTGGCTCTGAATTTTCACCATCAACCAAAGGAAAGGATCCTGCAAAACTTTATGCTAAAGCCGTAAATGATATTTATGATTATGTTGTAAGGAAAAAAGGTCTAAAAATGCTGATGTGGGGAGATAGATTAATTGATGCAAATAAAATTAACTATGGTGAATGGGAATCATCAGTTAACGGTACAAGCGGAGCAATTGATTTAATTCCAAAAGATATAATTATTTGCGATTGGCATTACGAATCTTTCAGTGATTATGTAAATTTAAATGCGGACATATATCCTTCGGTACCGATGTTCATTGAAAAAGGTTTTAGTGTTTTACCTACCAGCTGGCGTAAAGTAGATACAATGAAAAATCTATTATATTACAGCTTGACGTTGGAAAATCCTAAAATGTTGGGACATTTATTTACAATTTGGTCTTCAGCCAAAGGGGATGAACTTATAAATTATCCGCCGATGGTAGAAGGATTGAAAGTCGGTAAACCCTTTTTCTTAAAGTAA